In Capsicum annuum cultivar UCD-10X-F1 unplaced genomic scaffold, UCD10Xv1.1 ctg54086, whole genome shotgun sequence, a single genomic region encodes these proteins:
- the LOC124893121 gene encoding agamous-like MADS-box protein AGL29: MEKIENETTRLVTFSKRKSSLYKKASKLVEKYDDVDLGIISYSPNGKPYSFFHPTFGSVVGHFVSPDTQPSIDSGIVAANARIKVTERRGQLDNLDIIEKIISNQTPGANDMENLWEYIDNVNEQDVKRLEEWLDLVDPKLNHKLMMLENGAVSSTQAPPNNA, translated from the coding sequence ATGgagaaaatagaaaatgaaaCTACTCGACTTGTAACATTCTCAAAGCGTAAGTCAAGTTTATACAAAAAAGCAAGCAAGCTGGTTGAGAAATACGATGATGTTGATTTGGGAATAATATCATATTCTCCCAATGGTAAGCCTTACTCGTTTTTTCACCCTACATTTGGCTCTGTTGTTGGTCATTTTGTAAGTCCAGATACACAGCCAAGTATAGATAGTGGCATTGTTGCTGCAAATGCACGGATCAAAGTGACGGAGCGACGAGGTCAGCTTGACAACCTCGATATCATAGAAAAGATTATATCTAATCAGACACCTGGCGCAAATGACATGGAAAATTTGTGGGAATATATCGATAATGTCAATGAACAGGATGTGAAAAGACTTGAAGAATGGTTGGATCTTGTTGATCCAAAGTTGAACCATAAATTGATGATGTTGGAAAATGGTGCTGTCTCTTCAACACAAGCTCCTCCAAATAATGCTTAA